Within Metabacillus sp. KUDC1714, the genomic segment TTAATAAATACTTAAAAGGATATTACTTCCTGTATAGACGAAAACAATTATAATACAACTTAAAGTGCAAATGTTACATCAATCGTATTTATAGGTTTTTAAATTATGTAGAAAAGGTATTGTCTCAATTGTAGAAAAGTATCATTTTAAATGTGAGGATAGGTGAATCTATTGGTAAATCGAATTTTTACGCTTGTTGTTTTAATTGGTATTCCACTTTCAGTTTTAGGGAGCATATTTCACTGGCCCTCAGTAGTTATGTTTGGTGTTTATTGCCTAACAATTATTGCCCTCGCTGGTTTTATGGGTAGAGCAACAGAAAGTTTGGCAATCGTAACAGGTCCGAGGGTCGGCGGATTGTTAAATGCAACGTTTGGAAATGCTGTTGAGTTAATTATTTCAATTTTTGCTTTAAAAGCTGGGTTAGTGGGGGTTGTGTTAGCTTCCTTGACTGGTTCTGTATTAGGGAACCTTCTTTTAGTAGCTGGCTTAAGTTTTTTTGTTGGTGGATTGAAATTTAAGCGCCAGGAGTTTAATGTTTATGATGCTCGTCATAATTCAGGACTTTTAATGTTCGCGGTAATTGTTGCATTTGTTATTCCTGAAGTATTTGCGATGGATATGAACGAAACAAAAACGTTATCACTGAGTATAGGGATTTCTGTCATTCTAATTATTCTTTATTTAGCTGCATTGTTCTTCAAGCTTGTTACACATCGTGGAGTGTATCAGCATAAGACAGATCTTGTTGAAGAACATGAGGAACCAGAATGGTCAAAGATGAAGGCCCTTGTTATTTTATTGCTTTCAACAGTTGCAGTAGCATACGTATCTGAAAATCTTGTCCATACGTTTGAATCGGTTGGTGAGAAGTTTGGATGGTCAGAGTTATTTATTGGTGTTATCATTGTAGCGATTGTTGGAAATGCAGCAGAACATGCATCTGCAATTATTATGGCCTATAAAAATAAGATGAACATTGCTGTAGAAATTGCTGTTGGATCAACATTGCAAGTAGCAATGTTTGTTGCTCCAGTATTAGTGTTAATTTCACTTTTTTTTCCTCAAAATATGCCGCTAGTCTTCACGTTACCAGAATTGATCTCTATGGTTACAGCTGTACTATTAACGATTTCGATAACAAATGATGGAGATACAAACTGGTTTGAAGGT encodes:
- the cax gene encoding calcium/proton exchanger, whose translation is MVNRIFTLVVLIGIPLSVLGSIFHWPSVVMFGVYCLTIIALAGFMGRATESLAIVTGPRVGGLLNATFGNAVELIISIFALKAGLVGVVLASLTGSVLGNLLLVAGLSFFVGGLKFKRQEFNVYDARHNSGLLMFAVIVAFVIPEVFAMDMNETKTLSLSIGISVILIILYLAALFFKLVTHRGVYQHKTDLVEEHEEPEWSKMKALVILLLSTVAVAYVSENLVHTFESVGEKFGWSELFIGVIIVAIVGNAAEHASAIIMAYKNKMNIAVEIAVGSTLQVAMFVAPVLVLISLFFPQNMPLVFTLPELISMVTAVLLTISITNDGDTNWFEGATLLAAYIIMGIGFYLL